One window of the Bradyrhizobium sp. NP1 genome contains the following:
- a CDS encoding response regulator, whose translation MPRILVVDDDPLVCSAVQLCLERQDFEVVIADGGEAGLRALEGQAFDLMLVDIFMPHMRGFESIRIFHERAPAVPLVAMSGYAFASLNAPAPDFLKMALELGASRCLRKPFTPAALLMAVRECLSETDARGQRDAG comes from the coding sequence ATGCCGCGTATTCTCGTCGTCGATGACGATCCGCTGGTCTGCAGCGCGGTCCAACTCTGCCTGGAGCGTCAGGATTTCGAAGTTGTGATCGCTGATGGCGGGGAAGCGGGACTGCGCGCGCTTGAGGGCCAAGCCTTCGACCTGATGCTGGTCGACATCTTCATGCCGCACATGCGTGGCTTCGAGTCGATCAGGATCTTTCACGAACGCGCCCCGGCGGTTCCGCTGGTGGCGATGTCCGGCTACGCCTTCGCCAGTCTCAATGCGCCGGCGCCCGATTTCCTGAAGATGGCGCTCGAGCTCGGCGCGTCGCGATGCCTGCGCAAGCCGTTCACGCCGGCGGCGCTGCTGATGGCGGTGAGGGAGTGCCTGTCGGAGACGGACGCGCGCGGGCAGCGCGACGCCGGCTGA